Proteins encoded together in one Oncorhynchus masou masou isolate Uvic2021 chromosome 3, UVic_Omas_1.1, whole genome shotgun sequence window:
- the LOC135507911 gene encoding aquaporin-4-like has translation MHGSFSSDRPTTTFSSRLALCHYQPTAACLSCLSACNQHPMMVAFKGIWTKNFWRAVSAEYLATMIFVLLSLGSTINWAAESDNPPPADLVLISFCFGLSIATMVQCFGHISGGHINPAVTAAMVVTRKLSLAKGVFYLAAQCLGAITGAGLLYLVTPVSVRGGLGVTMVNPKLNVGCGLLVELLITFELVFTVFATCDPKRSVNGSAGLAIGFAVAIGHLFAIPYTGASMNPARSFGPAVVTMNFENHWVYWVGPILGGIMAAALYEYLFCPDPELKKMFREVFQKDPALGKYREVEGSMYQTEPDDLIIKPGSIHHIDLEKGEKKDPFLDSTAEVLSSV, from the exons ATGCATGGATCATTTTCATCGGACAGACCCACTACTACTTTCTCCTCCCGTCTCGCACTGTGTCATTACCAGCCAACTGCTGCCTGTCT GAGCTGCCTGTCGGCGTGTAACCAGCATCCCATGATGGTGGCATTCAAAGGAATCTGGACCAAGAACTTCTGGAGGGCTGTCTCAGCTGAGTACCTAGCAACCATGATCTTCGTCCTCCTCAGCCTGGGCTCCACCATCAATTGGGCGGCCGAGTCAGACAACCCTCCCCCTGCAGACCTGGTCCTCATCTCATTTTGCTTCGGGCTGTCCATTGCCACAATGGTGCAGTGCTTTGGTCACATCAGCGGTGGCCACATCAACCCGGCAGTCACTGCAGCCATGGTGGTGACCCGGAAGTTGAGCCTGGCCAAGGGTGTGTTCTACCTAGCTGCCCAGTGCCTGGGGGCGATCACTGGGGCAGGGCTCCTCTACCTGGTGACACCAGTGTCTGTCAGAGGGGGCCTGGGGGTGACTATG GTGAACCCCAAGCTCAACGTGGGCTgcggcctgttggtggagctccTGATCACCTTCGAGCTGGTCTTCACGGTGTTCGCCACCTGTGACCCCAAACGCTCTGTTAACGGCTCGGCTGGCCTCGCCATCGGATTCGCTGTAGCCATCGGTCATCTGTTCGCA ATTCCATACACAGGAGCCAGTATGAACCCCGCTCGCTCCTTTGGACCTGCAGTCGTCACCATGAACTTTGAGAACCACTGG GTGTACTGGGTTGGTCCAATCCTGGGTGGCATCATGGCGGCTGCCCTCTATGAATATCTgttctgccctgaccctgagctgaAGAAGATGTTCCGCGAAGTCTTCCAGAAGGATCCAGCTTTGGGGAAGTACAGGGAGGTGGAGGGCAGTATGTACCAGACGGAACCAGACGACCTGATCATCAAGCCAGGCTCCATCCACCACATCGAcctggagaagggggagaagaaggACCCTTTCCTGGACTCGACGGCCGAGGTGCTGTCCTCTGTATGA